The Ziziphus jujuba cultivar Dongzao chromosome 7, ASM3175591v1 genome includes a region encoding these proteins:
- the LOC107425664 gene encoding uncharacterized protein LOC107425664 isoform X2 encodes MLAFLLQIAASSHLPKGNATEEEESADQNNAIYFDIMGTYMVVYRQRFASMLYNSVIMQSLLIWTTSLFMGGYPAAVSLVLSCLSVILMLIFALGFPIVVAFILPLISSSPVPYVASPLLVLGLFAAPALLGALIGQYLGYLLLQRYLSNVYSKRKELSHVIQAYSIKLEAERWLYKAGSVLWLILLILGNYYRIGSSYLALVWLVPPVFAYGMLEATLTPVRLPRPLKLATLLIGLAIPILVSAGILIRVAGTIVATLVRFDRNPGANPEWLGNVIIATFIGVMTCLTLVYLLSYVHLSGAKRPIFLSTCLVFGLSILLVTSGVVPPFTKDTARAVNVVHVVDTTGDQNPSSYVSLFSTTPGKLTKEVDQINEGFVCGRDKVVDFVTFSVKYGCWTYKDTDGGWRESEVPLLHVSGDTKGDERVTQVLIDTKGSTRWTLSINFAEIEDFTFEDAENSEELVTVGNKDSVEGWHIIQFSGGNNAPTRFDLTLYWAKNSSRSAHNRHSLLKLRTDFNRVTPKVERILMKLPQWCSFFGKSTSPHYLSFLGHLPINF; translated from the exons ATGCTTGCTTTTCTGCTTCAGATTGCTGCATCTTCTCATCTTCCTAAAGGAAATGCAACAGAAGAAGAGGAAAGTGCAGACCAAAACAATGCCATATATTTTGACATTATG GGAACATATATGGTTGTATACCGTCAACGTTTTGCAAGCATGCTTTATAATTCAGTAATAATGCAATCACTTCTAATTTGGACTACATCATTGTTTATGGGTGGTTATCCAGCTGCAGTTTCGTTGGTCTTGTCATGTTTGAGTGTTATCCTTATGCTGATTTTCGCACTGGGTTTTCCAATTGTTGTTGCCTTCATTCTTCCCCTGATATCTTCATCCCCAGTGCCATATGTTGCAAGCCCATTGTTGGTTCTTGGATTATTTGCTGCACCTGCTCTTCTTGGGGCATTAATTGGTCAATATTTGGgttatcttcttcttcaaagATATTTATCAAATGTATATTCCAAGAGAAAGGAGCTCTCACATGTTATTCAAGCTTATTCAATCAAATTAGAGGCTGAAAGATGGCTTTATAAAGCTGGATCTGTCCTATGGCTCAttcttctcattttgggaaaCTATTATAGAATTGGCTCATCTTATTTGGCTCTTGTATGGCTGGTTCCACCAGTATTTGCCT ATGGCATGCTTGAAGCGACTCTGACCCCAGTCAGATTGCCAAGGCCTCTCAAACTTGCAACTTTGCTGATAGGCTTGGCTATACCAATATTAGTATCTGCTGGCATTTTGATTCGGGTGGCAGGCACAATAGTTGCAACTTTGGTTCGATTTGATCG TAACCCAGGTGCAAATCCTGAATGGCTTGGAAATGTGATAATTGCTACTTTCATTGGTGTTATGACATGCCTGACTTTGGTGTATCTTCTTTCGTACGTCCATCTTTCAG GTGCAAAGAGACCAATTTTCCTTTCAACATGCTTGGTATTTGGTCTCTCAATCCTCCTTGTAACATCGGGTGTAGTTCCACCATTTACCAAAGATACTGCTAGAGCTGTAAAT GTTGTGCATGTTGTGGACACAACAGGAGATCAAAATCCTAGCTCATATGTATCTCTGTTTTCTACAACTCCTGGAAAGTTGACAAAGGAAGTTGATCAGATTAATGAAGGCTTTGTCTGCGGCAGAGATAAAGTTGTTGATTTTGTTACTTTTTCAGTCAAATATGGTTGTTGGACCTACAAAGACACTGATGGTGGATGGAGAGAATCAGAAGTTCCCTTGCTGCATGTTAGTGGTGATACTAAAGGGGATGAAAGAGTCACACAAGTTTTAATTGATACTAAAGGTTCAACACGCTGGACTCTTTCAATCAACTTTGCGGAGATCGAAGATTTCACATTCGAAG acGCAGAAAACTCGGAGGAATTAGTTACAGTTGGCAACAAGGACAGTGTTGAAGGATGGCACATCATTCAGTTTTCCGGGGGCAACAATGCACCAACAAGGTTTGATCTGACACTTTACTGGGCAAAAAATTCTTCCCGCTCAGCTCACAATCGCCATTCCCTTCTAAAGCTGAGAACCGATTTCAACAGAGTTACACCAAAAGTTGAAAGAATTCTTATGAAACTTCCTCAATGGTGTTCGTTTTTCGGAAAGTCCACATCTCCCCACTACTTGTCATTTTTAGGCCACCTGCCTATTAATTTTTAg
- the LOC107425664 gene encoding uncharacterized protein LOC107425664 isoform X1, translating to MRRSESETASSSSKKLGNHGDTDTDDRPGSEEDSQHVLQHMKRPQRSPIVCLTFFLAIIYGSWTVYHYQFESLPLPLTAEQAGKRGFSEVEALKHVKALTELGPHSVGSDALHLALQYVLTASENIKKTAHWEVDVQVELFNAKSGANHLFSGLFMGRTLVYSDLNHIVLRISPKYMSEAGKSAILVSSHIDTVFSTEGAGDCSSCVATMLELARGVSQWAHGFKHSVIFLFNTGEEEGLNGAHSFITQHPWSQTIRMAIDLESMGIGGKSGIFQAGPNPWAIENFASVAKYPSGQIIAQDLFASGAIKSATDFQVYREVAGLSGLDFAYADKSAVYHTKNDKLELLKSGSLQHLGENMLAFLLQIAASSHLPKGNATEEEESADQNNAIYFDIMGTYMVVYRQRFASMLYNSVIMQSLLIWTTSLFMGGYPAAVSLVLSCLSVILMLIFALGFPIVVAFILPLISSSPVPYVASPLLVLGLFAAPALLGALIGQYLGYLLLQRYLSNVYSKRKELSHVIQAYSIKLEAERWLYKAGSVLWLILLILGNYYRIGSSYLALVWLVPPVFAYGMLEATLTPVRLPRPLKLATLLIGLAIPILVSAGILIRVAGTIVATLVRFDRNPGANPEWLGNVIIATFIGVMTCLTLVYLLSYVHLSGAKRPIFLSTCLVFGLSILLVTSGVVPPFTKDTARAVNVVHVVDTTGDQNPSSYVSLFSTTPGKLTKEVDQINEGFVCGRDKVVDFVTFSVKYGCWTYKDTDGGWRESEVPLLHVSGDTKGDERVTQVLIDTKGSTRWTLSINFAEIEDFTFEDAENSEELVTVGNKDSVEGWHIIQFSGGNNAPTRFDLTLYWAKNSSRSAHNRHSLLKLRTDFNRVTPKVERILMKLPQWCSFFGKSTSPHYLSFLGHLPINF from the exons ATGCGACGCTCTGAATCTGAaactgcttcttcttcttctaagaAATTGGGCAATCATGGTGACACAGACACTGATGATAGACCTGGCAGCGAAGAGGACAGTCAACATGTATTGCAGCATATGAAACGCCCACAGAGGTCCCCTATTGTGTGTCTCACTTTTTTCCTGGCGATCATATATGGTTCTTGGACCGTTTATCATTACCAGTTTGAGAGCTTGCCTTTACCTCTTACTGCTGAGCAAGCCGGCAAAAGGGGTTTCTCTGAAGTTGAAGCCTTGAAGCATGTCAAGGCCCTCACTGAATTGGGTCCTCATTCTGTTGGTTCTGATGCTCTTCATCTTGCTCTGCAG TATGTTTTGACAGCATCAGAGAATATTAAGAAGACAGCTCATTGGGAGGTTGATGTTCAAGTGGAGCTTTTTAATGCGAAATCAGGAGCAAATCATCTGTTCAGTGGCCTGTTTATGGGGAGAACTCTTGTTTATTCAGATCTAAATCACATTGTATTAAGAATCTCGCCAAAATACATGTCTGAAGCAGGAAAAAGTGCTATTTTAGTCTCTTCTCACATTGATACAGTTTTCTCAAC GGAAGGGGCTGGAGATTGCAGTTCATGTGTAGCAACTATGTTGGAGCTTGCTCGAGGGGTTTCTCAATGGGCTCATGGATTTAAGCACTctgtaatatttttgtttaatactGGAGAGGAAGAGGGTCTTAATGGTGCTCATAGCTTTATAACTCAG CATCCCTGGAGTCAGACCATCCGTATGGCTATTGATTTGGAGTCCATGGGTATTGGAGGGAAATCTGGCATATTCCAG GCTGGTCCTAATCCATGGGCTATTGAGAACTTTGCATCGGTTGCCAAATACCCGTCTGGCCAGATTATAGCACAG GACCTATTTGCTTCTGGGGCCATAAAATCTGCAACAGATTTCCAAGTGTACAGAGAAGTTGCTGGCCTTTCAGGTCTTGATTTTGCATATGCAGATAAAAGTGCAGTCTATCACACTAAG AATGACAAACTTGAACTTCTGAAATCAGGATCACTTCAACATCTTGGAGAAAATATGCTTGCTTTTCTGCTTCAGATTGCTGCATCTTCTCATCTTCCTAAAGGAAATGCAACAGAAGAAGAGGAAAGTGCAGACCAAAACAATGCCATATATTTTGACATTATG GGAACATATATGGTTGTATACCGTCAACGTTTTGCAAGCATGCTTTATAATTCAGTAATAATGCAATCACTTCTAATTTGGACTACATCATTGTTTATGGGTGGTTATCCAGCTGCAGTTTCGTTGGTCTTGTCATGTTTGAGTGTTATCCTTATGCTGATTTTCGCACTGGGTTTTCCAATTGTTGTTGCCTTCATTCTTCCCCTGATATCTTCATCCCCAGTGCCATATGTTGCAAGCCCATTGTTGGTTCTTGGATTATTTGCTGCACCTGCTCTTCTTGGGGCATTAATTGGTCAATATTTGGgttatcttcttcttcaaagATATTTATCAAATGTATATTCCAAGAGAAAGGAGCTCTCACATGTTATTCAAGCTTATTCAATCAAATTAGAGGCTGAAAGATGGCTTTATAAAGCTGGATCTGTCCTATGGCTCAttcttctcattttgggaaaCTATTATAGAATTGGCTCATCTTATTTGGCTCTTGTATGGCTGGTTCCACCAGTATTTGCCT ATGGCATGCTTGAAGCGACTCTGACCCCAGTCAGATTGCCAAGGCCTCTCAAACTTGCAACTTTGCTGATAGGCTTGGCTATACCAATATTAGTATCTGCTGGCATTTTGATTCGGGTGGCAGGCACAATAGTTGCAACTTTGGTTCGATTTGATCG TAACCCAGGTGCAAATCCTGAATGGCTTGGAAATGTGATAATTGCTACTTTCATTGGTGTTATGACATGCCTGACTTTGGTGTATCTTCTTTCGTACGTCCATCTTTCAG GTGCAAAGAGACCAATTTTCCTTTCAACATGCTTGGTATTTGGTCTCTCAATCCTCCTTGTAACATCGGGTGTAGTTCCACCATTTACCAAAGATACTGCTAGAGCTGTAAAT GTTGTGCATGTTGTGGACACAACAGGAGATCAAAATCCTAGCTCATATGTATCTCTGTTTTCTACAACTCCTGGAAAGTTGACAAAGGAAGTTGATCAGATTAATGAAGGCTTTGTCTGCGGCAGAGATAAAGTTGTTGATTTTGTTACTTTTTCAGTCAAATATGGTTGTTGGACCTACAAAGACACTGATGGTGGATGGAGAGAATCAGAAGTTCCCTTGCTGCATGTTAGTGGTGATACTAAAGGGGATGAAAGAGTCACACAAGTTTTAATTGATACTAAAGGTTCAACACGCTGGACTCTTTCAATCAACTTTGCGGAGATCGAAGATTTCACATTCGAAG acGCAGAAAACTCGGAGGAATTAGTTACAGTTGGCAACAAGGACAGTGTTGAAGGATGGCACATCATTCAGTTTTCCGGGGGCAACAATGCACCAACAAGGTTTGATCTGACACTTTACTGGGCAAAAAATTCTTCCCGCTCAGCTCACAATCGCCATTCCCTTCTAAAGCTGAGAACCGATTTCAACAGAGTTACACCAAAAGTTGAAAGAATTCTTATGAAACTTCCTCAATGGTGTTCGTTTTTCGGAAAGTCCACATCTCCCCACTACTTGTCATTTTTAGGCCACCTGCCTATTAATTTTTAg
- the LOC107425664 gene encoding uncharacterized protein LOC107425664 isoform X3, translated as MLIFALGFPIVVAFILPLISSSPVPYVASPLLVLGLFAAPALLGALIGQYLGYLLLQRYLSNVYSKRKELSHVIQAYSIKLEAERWLYKAGSVLWLILLILGNYYRIGSSYLALVWLVPPVFAYGMLEATLTPVRLPRPLKLATLLIGLAIPILVSAGILIRVAGTIVATLVRFDRNPGANPEWLGNVIIATFIGVMTCLTLVYLLSYVHLSGAKRPIFLSTCLVFGLSILLVTSGVVPPFTKDTARAVNVVHVVDTTGDQNPSSYVSLFSTTPGKLTKEVDQINEGFVCGRDKVVDFVTFSVKYGCWTYKDTDGGWRESEVPLLHVSGDTKGDERVTQVLIDTKGSTRWTLSINFAEIEDFTFEDAENSEELVTVGNKDSVEGWHIIQFSGGNNAPTRFDLTLYWAKNSSRSAHNRHSLLKLRTDFNRVTPKVERILMKLPQWCSFFGKSTSPHYLSFLGHLPINF; from the exons ATGCTGATTTTCGCACTGGGTTTTCCAATTGTTGTTGCCTTCATTCTTCCCCTGATATCTTCATCCCCAGTGCCATATGTTGCAAGCCCATTGTTGGTTCTTGGATTATTTGCTGCACCTGCTCTTCTTGGGGCATTAATTGGTCAATATTTGGgttatcttcttcttcaaagATATTTATCAAATGTATATTCCAAGAGAAAGGAGCTCTCACATGTTATTCAAGCTTATTCAATCAAATTAGAGGCTGAAAGATGGCTTTATAAAGCTGGATCTGTCCTATGGCTCAttcttctcattttgggaaaCTATTATAGAATTGGCTCATCTTATTTGGCTCTTGTATGGCTGGTTCCACCAGTATTTGCCT ATGGCATGCTTGAAGCGACTCTGACCCCAGTCAGATTGCCAAGGCCTCTCAAACTTGCAACTTTGCTGATAGGCTTGGCTATACCAATATTAGTATCTGCTGGCATTTTGATTCGGGTGGCAGGCACAATAGTTGCAACTTTGGTTCGATTTGATCG TAACCCAGGTGCAAATCCTGAATGGCTTGGAAATGTGATAATTGCTACTTTCATTGGTGTTATGACATGCCTGACTTTGGTGTATCTTCTTTCGTACGTCCATCTTTCAG GTGCAAAGAGACCAATTTTCCTTTCAACATGCTTGGTATTTGGTCTCTCAATCCTCCTTGTAACATCGGGTGTAGTTCCACCATTTACCAAAGATACTGCTAGAGCTGTAAAT GTTGTGCATGTTGTGGACACAACAGGAGATCAAAATCCTAGCTCATATGTATCTCTGTTTTCTACAACTCCTGGAAAGTTGACAAAGGAAGTTGATCAGATTAATGAAGGCTTTGTCTGCGGCAGAGATAAAGTTGTTGATTTTGTTACTTTTTCAGTCAAATATGGTTGTTGGACCTACAAAGACACTGATGGTGGATGGAGAGAATCAGAAGTTCCCTTGCTGCATGTTAGTGGTGATACTAAAGGGGATGAAAGAGTCACACAAGTTTTAATTGATACTAAAGGTTCAACACGCTGGACTCTTTCAATCAACTTTGCGGAGATCGAAGATTTCACATTCGAAG acGCAGAAAACTCGGAGGAATTAGTTACAGTTGGCAACAAGGACAGTGTTGAAGGATGGCACATCATTCAGTTTTCCGGGGGCAACAATGCACCAACAAGGTTTGATCTGACACTTTACTGGGCAAAAAATTCTTCCCGCTCAGCTCACAATCGCCATTCCCTTCTAAAGCTGAGAACCGATTTCAACAGAGTTACACCAAAAGTTGAAAGAATTCTTATGAAACTTCCTCAATGGTGTTCGTTTTTCGGAAAGTCCACATCTCCCCACTACTTGTCATTTTTAGGCCACCTGCCTATTAATTTTTAg